From Pseudomonas sp. G2-4:
ATACCAACTTAATCAATTTCTATTTCCCTTCCAAAATTATTCGGCGAACACTCTGCCAAGATATGATCTTGCGAAAGTTTAAGCTTATTTCTTAATTCTTCAAAATTGGTTGTGCCAAAGTATATCGCCGGTCCAAGACTAGACAAGCCAACACATTTTGCTCCGACACCTTGCAAGTAACCTTTGATCGTTTCTAGCGTATTTGCTTGTGCTGCCCACTCTGCTTTTTTCCATTGCGTTTTTTGGATTGCATTGATGGACGCGCAAAAGGTCAGATAATCGGCTTCTAATGCCGCACAGGCCATTCCCGAAACGGCATGATAGATTGACTCATGAACTGAGGACAATGGAATAGGACATGTTTTATTGAAAAACTCGATTTCGTCTTTCGCAGATATTTTATTTGCGTTAGGAGGGATAATTACGCCAAAGCGCCAGTCGTCAGGCAACTTGATATTCAACAACTGAACTGGCTGGGTTGGAGGGTTTCTTCTAGCGGAAGATGGAGCGAGTCGAACACCTGTTGCTTTCACCCCAAAGTCGACGCTTAGCCCTCCGTGAAAATAGGTGTTTATCCCTACCCCTGAAGTGCCGCCTCGCCCAGAAGCAGAAATTAACTGTGCCTGGCTACTTTTATTTTCGTTGAAAATGCTTGCAGCCTCGGCGCACGCCAACTTTGACGCAGTTCCTGTACCAAACCCACTATGAGGCGGAGGGCCAGACAAAAACTTGATAGTTATTTTATGTGAGTAATTATTGACTGTATAGAGTTCCTGCAAAAACCCTATCAAGGACTCTGCTTCAAATTTCGTCAACCCATCAGATCGCCTATCAATCACCCCAAACTCGGGGCTAATCGCGAACTCCATGATAGTATCGAAATCAGTTATACAAAACCCAACTCCTCCATTTTGCCTATAGCCCTGATCACTCATATCAAATAAGTTAACATGAAGCCGCGCCGGAGCAGATATCCTGATTGATCTAATCATATTTTTCTGACGCGTTTTTCAATGTTTCATTGATATAATTTAAGTATGGCTTGATAAATAAACCATCCTT
This genomic window contains:
- a CDS encoding beta-ribofuranosylaminobenzene 5'-phosphate synthase family protein, coding for MIRSIRISAPARLHVNLFDMSDQGYRQNGGVGFCITDFDTIMEFAISPEFGVIDRRSDGLTKFEAESLIGFLQELYTVNNYSHKITIKFLSGPPPHSGFGTGTASKLACAEAASIFNENKSSQAQLISASGRGGTSGVGINTYFHGGLSVDFGVKATGVRLAPSSARRNPPTQPVQLLNIKLPDDWRFGVIIPPNANKISAKDEIEFFNKTCPIPLSSVHESIYHAVSGMACAALEADYLTFCASINAIQKTQWKKAEWAAQANTLETIKGYLQGVGAKCVGLSSLGPAIYFGTTNFEELRNKLKLSQDHILAECSPNNFGREIEID